The following are encoded together in the Tripterygium wilfordii isolate XIE 37 chromosome 18, ASM1340144v1, whole genome shotgun sequence genome:
- the LOC119983995 gene encoding uncharacterized protein LOC119983995 isoform X2 — protein sequence MVDLQTVCCMCGDVGFPDKLFRCYKCRNRFQHSNYYSEFSGPIEVCDWCQSEERSTKHGSSSKKSTTGHEPGGVGRRSEYSVDKIKNHDRQESGSGWGSAEKTRIPGGGVPSPRSGTRRYKLLKDVMC from the exons ATGGTGGATCTCCAGACGGTGTGTTGCATGTGCGGCGATGTGGGTTTCCCTGACAAGCTCTTCCGCTGCTACAAATGCCGTAACCGCTTTCAACATTC CAACTATTATAGCGAATTTTCTGGGCCAATAGAAGTGTGCGATTGGTGCCAAAGCGAGGAGAGAAGTACCAAACACGGGAGCTCTTCCAAGAAATCAACAACCGGACACGAACCCGGCGGAGTCGGTAGGCGATCCGAGTATTCGGTTGACAAAATCAAGAATCACGATCGCCAAGAAAGCGGCAGCGGCTGGGGCAGCGCAGAGAAGACGAGGATTCCCGGCGGCGGCGTACCTTCTCCTCGGTCAGGTACGAGGAGGTACAAGCTTCTCAAGGATGTTATGTGCTAG
- the LOC119984442 gene encoding elongation factor G-2, mitochondrial gives MARFPRSPKPSQLFSVYSSVRGTSAPSTSPTADLLRGNFHILRHLSSGSAARAKSDKEPWWKESMERLRNIGISAHIDSGKTTLTERVLFYTGRIHEIHEVRGRDGVGAKMDSMDLEREKGITIQSAATYCTWKGYQVNIIDTPGHVDFTIEVERALRVLDGAILVLCSVGGVQSQSITVDRQMRRYEVPRLAFINKLDRMGADPWKVLGQARSKLRHHSAAVQVPIGLEDDFQGLIDLVRLKACYFHGSNGEKIVEEDIPANMEGLVQEKRRELIETVSEVDDKLAELFLGDETISTADLEEAIRRATIARKFVPVFMGSAFKNKGVQTLLDGVLSYLPCPIEVSNHALDQNKDEEKVTLLGSPDGPLVALAFKLEEGRFGQLTYLRIYEGVIRKGDFIVNVNTGKRIKVPRLVRMHSDEMEDIQEGHAGQIVAVFGVDCASGDTFTNGAVRYTMTSMNVPEPVMSLAVQPVSKDSGGQFSKALNRFQREDPTFRVGLDPESGQTIISGMGELHLDIYVERIRREYKVDATVGKPRVNFRETVTQRAEFDYLHKKQSGGQGQYGRVVGYIEPLPPGSTAKFEFENMLVGQAIPSNFIPAIEKGFKEAANSGSLIGHPVENIRVVLNDGASHAVDSSELAFKLASIYAFRQCYPAAKPVILEPVMLVELKVPTEFQGTVAGDINKRKGLIVGNDQDADDSIITAHVPLNNMFGYSTALRSMTQGKGEFTMEYKEHLPVSQDVQMQLVNTYKASKGAE, from the exons ATGGCTCGATTTCCGAGGTCGCCCAAGCCGTCCCAATTATTTTCCGTCTACTCCTCTGTTAGAGGTACGTCGGCTCCGTCTACATCGCCAACAGCCGATCTTCTCCGGGGAAACTTCCACATCCTACGTCATTTATCTTCAGGAAGTGCGGCGCGGGCAAAATCGGACAAGGAGCCATGGTGGAAAGAATCGATGGAGCGGCTCCGCAACATTGGGATTTCGGCCCATATTGACTCCGGCAAGACGACGCTGACCGAGCGGGTCTTATTCTATACCGGTCGCATCCACGAGATTCACGAGGTTCGTGGCCGCGATGGGGTTGGTGCCAAGATGGATTCGATGGACCTTGAGCGCGAGAAAGGTATCACCATCCAATCCGCTGCGACTTACTGCACATGGAAAGGCTATCAG GTAAATATAATTGATACGCCGGGACATGTAGATTTTACGATTGAAGTGGAGAGGGCATTGCGAGTACTTGATGGTGCCATTCTTGTGCTTTGTAGTGTGGGAGGAGTGCAGAGTCAGTCCATTACCGTAGATAGACAAATGAGAAGATATGAGGTTCCAAGGCTTGCCTTCATCAACAAATTGGATAGGATGGGAGCCGATCCATGGAAGGTGTTGGGCCAG GCAAGGTCTAAACTACGACATCACAGTGCAGCTGTGCAAGTTCCCATTGGACTGGAAGATGATTTCCAAGGGCTTATTGACCTTGTGCGGTTAAAAGCTTGTTACTTTCATGGTTCCAATGG TGAAAAGATTGTGGAGGAAGATATACCTGCCAATATGGAGGGTTTGGTTCAAGAGAAGCGCCGAGAACTAATTGAAACAGTTTCTGAAGTGGACGACAAACTTGCTGAACTCTTTCTCGGTGATGAGACTATATCTACTGCAGACCTTGAG GAGGCAATTCGCAGGGCAACCATAGCACGGAAATTTGTACCAGTGTTTATGGGCAGTGCATTCAAGAACAAG GGAGTACAGACTCTTCTGGATGGTGTACTTAGTTATTTACCTTGTCCTATTGAAGTTAGTAACCATGCTCTTGACCAAAACAAGGATGAGGAGAAG GTTACATTGCTTGGATCTCCAGATGGACCTCTCGTTGCATTAGCTTTCAAGTTAGAGGAAGGGCGCTTTGGTCAGTTGACATATCTGAG GATCTATGAGGGTGTCATTCGGAAGGGCGATTTTATAGTTAACGTAAACACTGGAAAGAGGATTAAG GTTCCAAGGTTGGTTCGTATGCATTCTGATGAAATGGAG GACATTCAAGAGGGGCACGCTGGGCAAATTGTTGCTGTATTTGGAGTAGATTGTGCTTCAG GAGACACTTTTACAAACGGAGCAGTTAGATACACCATGACTTCAATGAATGTCCCTGAGCCGGTGATGTCATTGGCTGTTCAACCAGTCTCAAAAGACTCAGGGGGACAA TTTTCAAAAGCTTTGAATCGCTTTCAGAGGGAGGATCCTACATTCCGTGTCGGTTTGGATCCTGAAAGTGGACAG ACAATCATATCTGGGATGGGAGAGCTGCATTTGGACATATATGTGGAACGTATTCGAAGAGAGTACAAG GTTGATGCTACTGTTGGAAAGCCTAGAGTGAACTTCAGAGAGACTGTTACTCAACGGGCTGAATTTGATTATTTGCATAAAAAACAGTCTGGTGGACAAGGTCAATATGGACGAGTAGTTGG GTATATAGAGCCACTTCCTCCAGGGTCGACTGCTAAATTTGAATTCGAGAACATGCTTGTGGGGCAAGCTATACCATCTAATTTTATCCCAGCAATCGAGAAAGGGTTTAAAGAAGCTGCCAATTC GGGTTCTTTGATCGGGCATCCAGTTGAAAATATTCGTGTTGTCTTAAATGATGGTGCTTCTCATGCTGTGGATTCTAGTGAACTTGCATTTAAGCTCGCATCAATATATGCTTTCAGACAG TGTTATCCTGCTGCCAAACCTGTGATATTGGAACCTGTTATGTTGGTGGAATTGAAAGTACCGACAGAATTTCAGGGAACAGTTGCTGGTGATATTAATAA GAGGAAAGGTTTGATTGTTGGAAATGATCAAGATGCTGATGACTCTATCATAACTGCACAT GTTCCTCTGAACAATATGTTTGGCTACTCTACTGCTCTTCGTTCAATGACACAG GGCAAAGGTGAATTCACAATGGAATACAAAGAGCATTTGCCAGTTTCTCAAGATGTGCAGATGCAACTGGTCAACACTTACAAGGCTAGCAAGGGAGCTGAATAG
- the LOC119983995 gene encoding uncharacterized protein LOC119983995 isoform X1, whose protein sequence is MVDLQTVCCMCGDVGFPDKLFRCYKCRNRFQHSYCSNYYSEFSGPIEVCDWCQSEERSTKHGSSSKKSTTGHEPGGVGRRSEYSVDKIKNHDRQESGSGWGSAEKTRIPGGGVPSPRSGTRRYKLLKDVMC, encoded by the exons ATGGTGGATCTCCAGACGGTGTGTTGCATGTGCGGCGATGTGGGTTTCCCTGACAAGCTCTTCCGCTGCTACAAATGCCGTAACCGCTTTCAACATTC GTACTGCAGCAACTATTATAGCGAATTTTCTGGGCCAATAGAAGTGTGCGATTGGTGCCAAAGCGAGGAGAGAAGTACCAAACACGGGAGCTCTTCCAAGAAATCAACAACCGGACACGAACCCGGCGGAGTCGGTAGGCGATCCGAGTATTCGGTTGACAAAATCAAGAATCACGATCGCCAAGAAAGCGGCAGCGGCTGGGGCAGCGCAGAGAAGACGAGGATTCCCGGCGGCGGCGTACCTTCTCCTCGGTCAGGTACGAGGAGGTACAAGCTTCTCAAGGATGTTATGTGCTAG
- the LOC119983574 gene encoding T-complex protein 1 subunit alpha-like isoform X2 → MSALKMMLVDDIGDVTITNDGATVLKMLEVEHPAAKVLVELAELQDREVGDGTTSVVIVAAELLKRANDLVRNKIHPTSIISGYRLAMREACKYIEEKLAVKVEKLGKDSLINCAKTSMSSKLIAGDSDFFANLVVDAVQAVKMTNARGEVKYPIKGINILKAHGKSARDSYLLNGYALNTGRAAQGMPMRVAPAKIACLDFNLQRTKMQLGVQVLVSDPRELEKIHQREFDMTKERIEKLLMAGANVVLTTKGIDDMALKYFVEAGAIAVRRVRKEDMRHVAKATGATMVSTFADMEGDETFDSSLLGYADEVVEERIADDDVIMIKGTKTTSAVSLILRGANDFMLDEMDRALHDALSIVKRTLESNMVVAGGGAVEAALSVFLEYLATTLGSREQLAIAEFAESLLIIPKVLAVNAAKDSTELVAKLRSYHHHAQTNADKRHFSSMGLDLSKGIVRKNLEAGVIEPAMSKVKIIQFATEAAITILRIDDMIRLVKDESQNED, encoded by the exons ATGTCCGCACTCAAAATG ATGCTTGTCGATGATATTGGTGACGTGACAATCACCAACGATGGTGCAACAGTTCTTAAGATGTTGGAAGTTGAGCATCCGGCTGCTAAG GTACTTGTGGAGTTGGCTGAGCTTCAAGACCGAGAAGTTGGAGATGGTACAACTTCTGTGGTCATTGTAGCGGCTGAATTGCTTAAG AGAGCTAATGATTTGGTGAGGAACAAGATTCACCCAACATCAATAATCAGTGGATACAGA CTTGCCATGAGGGAAGCATGCAAATACATAGAGGAAAAACTGGCAGTGAAG GTGGAAAAGCTTGGAAAAGATTCTCTAATAAACTGTGCCAAGACAAGTATGTCCTCAAAGTTGATTGCTGGCGACAGTGACTTCTTTGCGAATCTG GTTGTTGATGCAGTACAAGCAGTGAAGATGACCAATGCACGTGGGGAAGTCAAATACCCGATCAAG GGAATTAATATTTTGAAGGCTCATGGAAAAAGTGCTAGAGATAGTTATTTGTTGAATGGATATGCTTTAAATACTGGTCGTGCTGCCCAAGGAATGCCTATGAGAGTTGCCCCTGCAAAGATTGCATGTCTTGACTTTAATCTTCAGAGGACAAAAATGCAATTGGGTGTTCAAGTCTTAGTCTCAGATCCCAGGGAGCTCGAGAAAATTCACCAAAG AGAATTTGATATGACAAAAGAACGTATAGAAAAACTATTGATGGCTGGAGCTAATGTTGTTCTCACAACAAAAGGAATTGATGACATGGCTCTCAAG TACTTTGTCGAGGCTGGGGCTATTGCTGTGAGACGTGTTCGTAAGGAGGATATGCGTCATGTTGCCAAAGCGACTGGTGCGACCATG GTCTCGACATTTGCTGACATGGAAGGAGACGAAACATTTGATTCATCACTTCTTGGATATGCTGATGAGGTCGTGGAGGAACGCATTGCTGACGATGACGTGATAATGATTAAAGGGACAAAAACAACTAGTGCA GTATCTCTGATTCTTAGAGGTGCAAATGACTTTATGCTTGATGAGATGGACAGAGCACTCCATGATGCTTTATCAATTGTCAAGAGGACCCTTGAATCTAATATG GTAGTAGCTGGTGGGGGTGCAGTTGAGGCCGCTCTGTCTGTGTTCTTGGAATACTTGGCTACAACTCTAGGATCCCGAGAGCAGTTGGCAATTGCAGAGTTTGCAGAGTCTTTGTTGATAATTCCCAAG GTACTTGCTGTCAATGCTGCTAAAGATTCCACTGAGTTGGTTGCAAAACTACGGTCTTATCATCACCATGCGCAAACGAATGCTGATAAAAGGCACTTTTCAAG TATGGGACTTGACCTCTCAAAAGGAATTGTTCGTAAGAATTTAGAAGCTGGAGTTATTGAGCCTGCCATGAGCAAAGTGAAAATAATACAG tttGCCACAGAAGCAGCCATAACAATTCTTCGAATTGATGATATGATCAGGCTTGTCAAAGATGAAAGTCAGAATGAAGACTAA
- the LOC119984746 gene encoding malate dehydrogenase, cytoplasmic-like, producing MEYDLLLLQKTLVVLFCLTLFWKIIRHMWSFLILEKDPVIVLVTGATGQIGYALVPMIARGIMLGPDQPVILHMLDIEPAAESLNALKMELIDAAFPLLKGVVATTDVVEACKGVNIAVMVGGFRRKEGMERKDVMAKNVSIYKAQASALEKHAAADCKVLVVANPANTNALILKEFAPSIPEKNITCLIRLDHNRALGQIADKLDVQVSDVKNVIIWGNHSSTQYPDVNHATVTTSSGEKSVRELIADDHWLSSEFITTVQQRGAAIIKARKLSSALSAASAACDHIHDWVLGTPKGTWVSMGVYSDGSYGIQPGLIYSFPVTCEKGNWSIVKGLKINEFSRAKMDTTAEELAEEKSLAYSCLN from the exons ATGGAATACGATTTGCTGCTGCTTCAGAAAACTTtggttgttttattttgtttaactTTGTTTTGGAAGATCATCAGGCATATGTGGAGTTTCCTAATTCTAGAAAAAGATCCTGTGATAGTACTAGTAACTGGTGCAACAG GGCAAATAGGATATGCTCTTGTTCCAATGATCGCCAGGGGAATCATGCTAGGTCCTGATCAACCAGTGATTCTGCACATGCTCGACATTGAACCTGCAGCGGAATCCCTGAATGCCTTGAAAATGGAACTGATTGATGCTGCCTTTCCACTTCTCAAAG GTGTTGTTGCTACTACGGATGTTGTTGAAGCTTGTAAAGGTGTCAATATTGCTGTCATGGTTGGTGGATTTCGGCGGAAGGAAGGTATGGAAAGGAAGGATGTGATGGCTAAGAATGTTTCCATCTACAAGGCTCAAGCTTCAGCTCTTGAGAAGCATGCTGCTGCAGATTGTAAG GTTCTAGTGGTTGCCAACCCAGCAAACACCAATGCACTTATCTTGAAAGAATTCGCACCTTCGATACCAGAAAAGAACATTACATGTCTTATTCGACTCGATCATAACAGGGCATTGGGCCAGATTGCTGACAAGTTAGATGTTCAAGTGAGCGATGTGAAGAATGTCATCATATGGGGCAATCACTCTTCGACCCAATATCCAGATGTGAATCATGCAACTGTCACCACCAGCAGTGGAGAGAAATCTGTCAGAGAACTCATCGCTGATGATCATTG GTTGAGCAGTGAGTTCATAACGACAGTACAGCAGCGCGGCGCTGCCATAATCAAAGCTCGGAAGCTATCTAGTGCTCTGTCTGCTGCAAGTGCTGCCTGTGATCATATCCATGATTGGGTTCTTGGGACTCCCAAG GGAACATGGGTTTCCATGGGAGTGTACTCTGATGGTTCTTATGGAATCCAACCAGGCCTCATTTATTCTTTCCCTGTTACTTGTGAGAAAGGAAATTGGTCCATTGTGAAAG GGCTGAAGATCAATGAGTTCTCAAGAGCAAAGATGGATACAACAGCAGAGGAGCTCGCTGAGGAGAAATCATTGGCTTATTCATGCCTCAATTGA
- the LOC119984866 gene encoding GATA transcription factor 4-like → MDMYGLTAPDHFRIDDLLDFSNDDLFISSASTTTNVSAETSDDIHHHYLNHENSSLSFYPSISTDFTTDDLCVPTGDAAELEWLSQFVDDSFSHFPLTGTLPVRSDTAFSGRVRSNSTYSPAAGKSRQKNEAATEEVVRRCTHCASEKTPQWRTGPLGPKTLCNACGVRYKSGRLVPEYRPAASPTFELTQHSNSHRKVMELRRQKEKTREQE, encoded by the exons ATGGACATGTACGGACTGACAGCACCAGATCACTTCCGCATTGACGACCTTCTCGACTTCTCCAATGACGACCTCTTCATCTCCTCCGCATCCACCACAACCAACGTCTCCGCCGAAACATCCGACGATATTCACCATCACTATCTCAACCATGAAAACTCCTCCCTCTCTTTCTACCCTTCCATTTCCACCGACTTCACGACCGATGACCTATGTGTTCCC ACTGGTGACGCGGCGGAGCTCGAATGGCTATCGCAATTTGTTGACGACTCATTCTCTCATTTTCCGCTTACCGGAACCTTACCGGTACGGTCCGACACGGCATTTTCTGGAAGAGTTCGAAGCAATTCTACCTATTCTCCAGCTGCCGGGAAATCAAGACAGAAAAATGAGGCGGCGACAGAGGAAGTCGTTCGGAGGTGCACGCACTGCGCCTCAGAGAAGACGCCGCAGTGGCGGACGGGACCTCTGGGTCCCAAGACGCTGTGCAACGCTTGCGGTGTGAGGTACAAGTCGGGCAGGCTCGTCCCCGAGTACCGTCCGGCTGCGAGCCCGACGTTCGAACTAACTCAGCACTCGAACTCACATCGGAAGGTAATGGAGCTCCGGCGGCAGAAGGAGAAGACGAGGGAGCAGGAGTAG
- the LOC119983574 gene encoding T-complex protein 1 subunit alpha-like isoform X1: protein MAISSQTLDIQGDRQSGQDVRTQNVMACQAVANIVKSSLGPVGLDKMLVDDIGDVTITNDGATVLKMLEVEHPAAKVLVELAELQDREVGDGTTSVVIVAAELLKRANDLVRNKIHPTSIISGYRLAMREACKYIEEKLAVKVEKLGKDSLINCAKTSMSSKLIAGDSDFFANLVVDAVQAVKMTNARGEVKYPIKGINILKAHGKSARDSYLLNGYALNTGRAAQGMPMRVAPAKIACLDFNLQRTKMQLGVQVLVSDPRELEKIHQREFDMTKERIEKLLMAGANVVLTTKGIDDMALKYFVEAGAIAVRRVRKEDMRHVAKATGATMVSTFADMEGDETFDSSLLGYADEVVEERIADDDVIMIKGTKTTSAVSLILRGANDFMLDEMDRALHDALSIVKRTLESNMVVAGGGAVEAALSVFLEYLATTLGSREQLAIAEFAESLLIIPKVLAVNAAKDSTELVAKLRSYHHHAQTNADKRHFSSMGLDLSKGIVRKNLEAGVIEPAMSKVKIIQFATEAAITILRIDDMIRLVKDESQNED, encoded by the exons ATGGCGATCTCATCGCAAACTCTCGATATTCAAGGAGACCGACAGTCCGGCCAGGATGTCCGCACTCAAAATG TGATGGCATGTCAAGCAGTCGCCAACATTGTGAAGTCCTCACTTGGTCCGGTTGGGCTCGACAAG ATGCTTGTCGATGATATTGGTGACGTGACAATCACCAACGATGGTGCAACAGTTCTTAAGATGTTGGAAGTTGAGCATCCGGCTGCTAAG GTACTTGTGGAGTTGGCTGAGCTTCAAGACCGAGAAGTTGGAGATGGTACAACTTCTGTGGTCATTGTAGCGGCTGAATTGCTTAAG AGAGCTAATGATTTGGTGAGGAACAAGATTCACCCAACATCAATAATCAGTGGATACAGA CTTGCCATGAGGGAAGCATGCAAATACATAGAGGAAAAACTGGCAGTGAAG GTGGAAAAGCTTGGAAAAGATTCTCTAATAAACTGTGCCAAGACAAGTATGTCCTCAAAGTTGATTGCTGGCGACAGTGACTTCTTTGCGAATCTG GTTGTTGATGCAGTACAAGCAGTGAAGATGACCAATGCACGTGGGGAAGTCAAATACCCGATCAAG GGAATTAATATTTTGAAGGCTCATGGAAAAAGTGCTAGAGATAGTTATTTGTTGAATGGATATGCTTTAAATACTGGTCGTGCTGCCCAAGGAATGCCTATGAGAGTTGCCCCTGCAAAGATTGCATGTCTTGACTTTAATCTTCAGAGGACAAAAATGCAATTGGGTGTTCAAGTCTTAGTCTCAGATCCCAGGGAGCTCGAGAAAATTCACCAAAG AGAATTTGATATGACAAAAGAACGTATAGAAAAACTATTGATGGCTGGAGCTAATGTTGTTCTCACAACAAAAGGAATTGATGACATGGCTCTCAAG TACTTTGTCGAGGCTGGGGCTATTGCTGTGAGACGTGTTCGTAAGGAGGATATGCGTCATGTTGCCAAAGCGACTGGTGCGACCATG GTCTCGACATTTGCTGACATGGAAGGAGACGAAACATTTGATTCATCACTTCTTGGATATGCTGATGAGGTCGTGGAGGAACGCATTGCTGACGATGACGTGATAATGATTAAAGGGACAAAAACAACTAGTGCA GTATCTCTGATTCTTAGAGGTGCAAATGACTTTATGCTTGATGAGATGGACAGAGCACTCCATGATGCTTTATCAATTGTCAAGAGGACCCTTGAATCTAATATG GTAGTAGCTGGTGGGGGTGCAGTTGAGGCCGCTCTGTCTGTGTTCTTGGAATACTTGGCTACAACTCTAGGATCCCGAGAGCAGTTGGCAATTGCAGAGTTTGCAGAGTCTTTGTTGATAATTCCCAAG GTACTTGCTGTCAATGCTGCTAAAGATTCCACTGAGTTGGTTGCAAAACTACGGTCTTATCATCACCATGCGCAAACGAATGCTGATAAAAGGCACTTTTCAAG TATGGGACTTGACCTCTCAAAAGGAATTGTTCGTAAGAATTTAGAAGCTGGAGTTATTGAGCCTGCCATGAGCAAAGTGAAAATAATACAG tttGCCACAGAAGCAGCCATAACAATTCTTCGAATTGATGATATGATCAGGCTTGTCAAAGATGAAAGTCAGAATGAAGACTAA